A section of the Hemibagrus wyckioides isolate EC202008001 linkage group LG04, SWU_Hwy_1.0, whole genome shotgun sequence genome encodes:
- the trpc6b gene encoding short transient receptor potential channel 6 isoform X1 has translation MRRPMCSEGLPPEQSSARKHSVDRGPAKEPCEDRHAIFRQRSAYLRRTNADRKITQSQMLAKSRRLAMRRPAYMFSAHCNSLSLAEELFLEAAEYGNIPVVRKMLEELPELNINCVDYMGQNALQLAVANEHLEVTELLLKKDNLARIGDALLLAISKGYIRIVEAILAHQAFVDTSKLTNSTLQAETNDDFFAYDDDGMRFSQDITPIILASHCHEYEIVHILLLKGARIERPHDYFCKCNTCVYHQRHDSFSHSRSRINAYKGLASPAYLSLSSEDPVLTALELSNELAVLANVEKEFKNDYKKLSMQCKDFVVGLLDLCRNTEEVEAILNGDTELNSNDKTGRPSLIRLKLAIKYELKKFVAHPNCQQQLLSIWYENLSGLRQQTTAVKLLVVFGVAVGLPILALLYWIAPSSKLGKIIRGPFLKFVAHAASFTIFLGLLIMNAADRFEGTTLLPNMTIHDHPTQLFRMKTTPFTWMEMLIISWVIGMIWAECKEIWSQGPREYLLEPWNLLDFGMLAIFVSSFIARFMAFWHAYTAQSYVDEHYTDLSNITLPYEIEYYRLARIYWVPSDPQLISEGLYAIAVVLSFSRIAYILPANESFGPLQISLGRTVKDIFKFMVIFIMVFVAFMIGMFNLYSYYLGAKQNNAFTTVEESFKTLFWAIFGLSEVKSVVINNGHKFIENIGYVLYGVYNVIMVIVLLNMLIAMINSSFQEIEDDADVEWKFARAKLWFSYFEEGGTLPVPFNLIPSPKSVLSLSQKIKKLLLTPLHRHKDSLKEDTELNEVRSHHVKWKRICFVKLGEQKESNYAGSPQSGRYRRIMKRLIKRYIIKAQMDKESDEVNEGELKEIKQDISSLRYELLEKSNETEELAEMIRTLAETLSRQHNH, from the exons GAGAACCAATGCTGACAGAAAAATTACCCAGAGCCAGATGTTGGCTAAGAGTCGTCGCTTGGCCATGCGCCGTCCGGCATATATGTTTAGCGCTCACTGCAACAGCCTGTCGCTTGCTGAAGAGTTATTTCTTGAGGCAGCTGAGTACGGAAACATTCCTGTTGTCCGTAAAATGCTGGAGGAACTGCCTGAACTTAATATCAACTGTGTGGACTATATGGGGCAGAATGCATTACAGTTGGCGGTGGCCAATGAGCACTTGGAGGTGACGGAGCTATTGCTGAAGAAAGACAACCTGGCCAGGATAGGTGATGCTCTACTTCTGGCCATCAGCAAAGGCTACATCCGGATAGTGGAAGCCATATTGGCTCACCAGGCCTTTGTGGACACATCAAAGCTAACCAACAGCACCCTGCAAGCTGAAACAAACGATGACTTCTTTgcctatgatgatgatgggatgCGTTTTTCACAAGACATTACACCCATCATCTTGGCCTCTCACTGCCATGAGTATGAAATTGTACACATCCTGTTACTGAAGGGAGCTCGCATTGAGCGGCCACATGACTACTTCTGTAAATGTAACACATGTGTCTACCACCAGAGGCACGACTCTTTCAGTCACTCTCGTTCCCGTATCAATGCCTACAAGGGTCTGGCCAGCCCAGCCTACCTGTCGCTCTCCAGTGAAGACCCTGTGTTGACTGCGCTGGAGCTAAGCAATGAGCTGGCTGTACTGGCCAACGTCGAGAAAGAGTTTAAG AATGATTACAAGAAGCTGTCTATGCAATGCAAAGACTTCGTGGTCGGACTTTTGGACTTGTGCCGGAACACAGAAGAGGTGGAAGCCATCTTGAATGGAGACACAGAGTTAAACAGCAACGACAAAACAGGCAGACCGAGTCTCATTCGTCTAAAGCTGGCCATCAAATACGAGCTTAAAAAG TTTGTAGCTCATCCAAACTGTCAGCAGCAGCTCCTCTCCATTTGGTATGAAAATCTGTCTGGGCTCCGGCAGCAGACTACTGCTGTGAAGTTGCTGGTGGTGTTCGGGGTGGCCGTTGGACTGCCAATCCTGGCTCTGCTGTACTGGATAGCACCCTCAAGCAAG TTAGGGAAGATCATTCGTGGTCCTTTCCTCAAATTTGTGGCCCATGCAGCTTCATTCACCATCTTCCTTGGTCTCCTGATTATGAATGCAGCAGATCGGTTTGAGGGAACGACACTTCTTCCAAACATGACCATCCATGACCATCCTACACAGCTGTTCCGCATGAAAACCACCCCTTTCACCTGGATGGAGATGCTGATCATTTCCTGGGTCATAG GAATGATTTGGGCTGAATGCAAGGAGATCTGGTCTCAAGGCCCTCGGGAATATCTGTTGGAACCCTGGAATCTGTTGGACTTTGGGATGCTGGCCATCTTTGTATCATCATTCATAGCAAGATTCATGGCTTTCTGGCATGCTTACACTGCGCAGAGTTATGTTGATGAGCACTACACGGACCTCTCTAACATAACGTTGCCCTACGAGATTGAATATTATCGCTTAG CACGCATCTACTGGGTGCCCTCTGACCCCCAGCTGATCTCAGAGGGTCTGTATGCCATTGCTGTTGTATTGAGCTTCTCACGAATCGCCTACATACTGCCAGCCAATGAGAGCTTTGGCCCGCTGCAGATCTCCCTAGGCAGGACTGTCAAAGACATCTTTAAGTTCATGGTGATCTTCATTATGGTGTTTGTGGCCTTTATGATTGGCATGTTTAACCTCTACTCCTACTACCTtggagcaaaacaaaacaacgcCTTCACAAC TGTTGAAGAGAGCTTTAAAACGTTGTTCTGGGCTATTTTTGGACTTTCTGAGGTCAAATCAGTTGTCATTAATAATGGACATAAATTCATCGAAAATATTGGCTATGTCCTTTATGGAGTTTACAATGTTATCATGGTTATTGTCCTCCTCAACATGCTCATCGCTATGATCAACAGCTCGTTTCAGGAAATTGAG GATGATGCGGATGTGGAGTGGAAGTTTGCCAGAGCTAAGCTTTGGTTCTCTTACTTTGAGGAAGGTGGAACATTGCCTGTACCTTTTAACTTAATTCCCAGCCCCAAGTCTGTGCTCAGCCTGAGTCAGAAAATCAAAAAGCTCTTGTTAACACCTCTGCACAGACACAAGGACAGCCTGAAGGAGGACACAGAGCTCAATGAAGTAAGATCACACCATGTGAAATGGAAGAGAATTTGCTTTGTTAAA CTGGGTGAACAGAAAGAATCAAATTACGCAGGATCACCTCAGTCAGGCCGTTATCGG AGGATCATGAAGCGATTAATCAAAAGATATATCATCAAAGCACAGATGGACAAAGAGAGTGATGAGGTAAATGAAG gGGAACTGAAGGAGATAAAGCAGGACATCTCAAGTTTGCGCTACGAGTTATTGGAGAAGTCTAATGAGACAGAAGAATTGGCAGAGATGATTAGGACACTGGCAGAAACACTTAGCAGGCAGCATAATCATTAG
- the trpc6b gene encoding short transient receptor potential channel 6 isoform X2, producing MRRPMCSEGLPPEQSSARKHSVDRGPAKEPCEDRHAIFRQRSAYLRRTNADRKITQSQMLAKSRRLAMRRPAYMFSAHCNSLSLAEELFLEAAEYGNIPVVRKMLEELPELNINCVDYMGQNALQLAVANEHLEVTELLLKKDNLARIGDALLLAISKGYIRIVEAILAHQAFVDTSKLTNSTLQAETNDDFFAYDDDGMRFSQDITPIILASHCHEYEIVHILLLKGARIERPHDYFCKCNTCVYHQRHDSFSHSRSRINAYKGLASPAYLSLSSEDPVLTALELSNELAVLANVEKEFKNDYKKLSMQCKDFVVGLLDLCRNTEEVEAILNGDTELNSNDKTGRPSLIRLKLAIKYELKKFVAHPNCQQQLLSIWYENLSGLRQQTTAVKLLVVFGVAVGLPILALLYWIAPSSKLGKIIRGPFLKFVAHAASFTIFLGLLIMNAADRFEGTTLLPNMTIHDHPTQLFRMKTTPFTWMEMLIISWVIGMIWAECKEIWSQGPREYLLEPWNLLDFGMLAIFVSSFIARFMAFWHAYTAQSYVDEHYTDLSNITLPYEIEYYRLARIYWVPSDPQLISEGLYAIAVVLSFSRIAYILPANESFGPLQISLGRTVKDIFKFMVIFIMVFVAFMIGMFNLYSYYLGAKQNNAFTTVEESFKTLFWAIFGLSEVKSVVINNGHKFIENIGYVLYGVYNVIMVIVLLNMLIAMINSSFQEIEDDADVEWKFARAKLWFSYFEEGGTLPVPFNLIPSPKSVLSLSQKIKKLLLTPLHRHKDSLKEDTELNELGEQKESNYAGSPQSGRYRRIMKRLIKRYIIKAQMDKESDEVNEGELKEIKQDISSLRYELLEKSNETEELAEMIRTLAETLSRQHNH from the exons GAGAACCAATGCTGACAGAAAAATTACCCAGAGCCAGATGTTGGCTAAGAGTCGTCGCTTGGCCATGCGCCGTCCGGCATATATGTTTAGCGCTCACTGCAACAGCCTGTCGCTTGCTGAAGAGTTATTTCTTGAGGCAGCTGAGTACGGAAACATTCCTGTTGTCCGTAAAATGCTGGAGGAACTGCCTGAACTTAATATCAACTGTGTGGACTATATGGGGCAGAATGCATTACAGTTGGCGGTGGCCAATGAGCACTTGGAGGTGACGGAGCTATTGCTGAAGAAAGACAACCTGGCCAGGATAGGTGATGCTCTACTTCTGGCCATCAGCAAAGGCTACATCCGGATAGTGGAAGCCATATTGGCTCACCAGGCCTTTGTGGACACATCAAAGCTAACCAACAGCACCCTGCAAGCTGAAACAAACGATGACTTCTTTgcctatgatgatgatgggatgCGTTTTTCACAAGACATTACACCCATCATCTTGGCCTCTCACTGCCATGAGTATGAAATTGTACACATCCTGTTACTGAAGGGAGCTCGCATTGAGCGGCCACATGACTACTTCTGTAAATGTAACACATGTGTCTACCACCAGAGGCACGACTCTTTCAGTCACTCTCGTTCCCGTATCAATGCCTACAAGGGTCTGGCCAGCCCAGCCTACCTGTCGCTCTCCAGTGAAGACCCTGTGTTGACTGCGCTGGAGCTAAGCAATGAGCTGGCTGTACTGGCCAACGTCGAGAAAGAGTTTAAG AATGATTACAAGAAGCTGTCTATGCAATGCAAAGACTTCGTGGTCGGACTTTTGGACTTGTGCCGGAACACAGAAGAGGTGGAAGCCATCTTGAATGGAGACACAGAGTTAAACAGCAACGACAAAACAGGCAGACCGAGTCTCATTCGTCTAAAGCTGGCCATCAAATACGAGCTTAAAAAG TTTGTAGCTCATCCAAACTGTCAGCAGCAGCTCCTCTCCATTTGGTATGAAAATCTGTCTGGGCTCCGGCAGCAGACTACTGCTGTGAAGTTGCTGGTGGTGTTCGGGGTGGCCGTTGGACTGCCAATCCTGGCTCTGCTGTACTGGATAGCACCCTCAAGCAAG TTAGGGAAGATCATTCGTGGTCCTTTCCTCAAATTTGTGGCCCATGCAGCTTCATTCACCATCTTCCTTGGTCTCCTGATTATGAATGCAGCAGATCGGTTTGAGGGAACGACACTTCTTCCAAACATGACCATCCATGACCATCCTACACAGCTGTTCCGCATGAAAACCACCCCTTTCACCTGGATGGAGATGCTGATCATTTCCTGGGTCATAG GAATGATTTGGGCTGAATGCAAGGAGATCTGGTCTCAAGGCCCTCGGGAATATCTGTTGGAACCCTGGAATCTGTTGGACTTTGGGATGCTGGCCATCTTTGTATCATCATTCATAGCAAGATTCATGGCTTTCTGGCATGCTTACACTGCGCAGAGTTATGTTGATGAGCACTACACGGACCTCTCTAACATAACGTTGCCCTACGAGATTGAATATTATCGCTTAG CACGCATCTACTGGGTGCCCTCTGACCCCCAGCTGATCTCAGAGGGTCTGTATGCCATTGCTGTTGTATTGAGCTTCTCACGAATCGCCTACATACTGCCAGCCAATGAGAGCTTTGGCCCGCTGCAGATCTCCCTAGGCAGGACTGTCAAAGACATCTTTAAGTTCATGGTGATCTTCATTATGGTGTTTGTGGCCTTTATGATTGGCATGTTTAACCTCTACTCCTACTACCTtggagcaaaacaaaacaacgcCTTCACAAC TGTTGAAGAGAGCTTTAAAACGTTGTTCTGGGCTATTTTTGGACTTTCTGAGGTCAAATCAGTTGTCATTAATAATGGACATAAATTCATCGAAAATATTGGCTATGTCCTTTATGGAGTTTACAATGTTATCATGGTTATTGTCCTCCTCAACATGCTCATCGCTATGATCAACAGCTCGTTTCAGGAAATTGAG GATGATGCGGATGTGGAGTGGAAGTTTGCCAGAGCTAAGCTTTGGTTCTCTTACTTTGAGGAAGGTGGAACATTGCCTGTACCTTTTAACTTAATTCCCAGCCCCAAGTCTGTGCTCAGCCTGAGTCAGAAAATCAAAAAGCTCTTGTTAACACCTCTGCACAGACACAAGGACAGCCTGAAGGAGGACACAGAGCTCAATGAA CTGGGTGAACAGAAAGAATCAAATTACGCAGGATCACCTCAGTCAGGCCGTTATCGG AGGATCATGAAGCGATTAATCAAAAGATATATCATCAAAGCACAGATGGACAAAGAGAGTGATGAGGTAAATGAAG gGGAACTGAAGGAGATAAAGCAGGACATCTCAAGTTTGCGCTACGAGTTATTGGAGAAGTCTAATGAGACAGAAGAATTGGCAGAGATGATTAGGACACTGGCAGAAACACTTAGCAGGCAGCATAATCATTAG
- the trpc6b gene encoding short transient receptor potential channel 6 isoform X3, which translates to MRRPMCSEGLPPEQSSARKHSVDRGPAKEPCEDRHAIFRQRSAYLRRTNADRKITQSQMLAKSRRLAMRRPAYMFSAHCNSLSLAEELFLEAAEYGNIPVVRKMLEELPELNINCVDYMGQNALQLAVANEHLEVTELLLKKDNLARIGDALLLAISKGYIRIVEAILAHQAFVDTSKLTNSTLQAETNDDFFAYDDDGMRFSQDITPIILASHCHEYEIVHILLLKGARIERPHDYFCKCNTCVYHQRHDSFSHSRSRINAYKGLASPAYLSLSSEDPVLTALELSNELAVLANVEKEFKNDYKKLSMQCKDFVVGLLDLCRNTEEVEAILNGDTELNSNDKTGRPSLIRLKLAIKYELKKFVAHPNCQQQLLSIWYENLSGLRQQTTAVKLLVVFGVAVGLPILALLYWIAPSSKLGKIIRGPFLKFVAHAASFTIFLGLLIMNAADRFEGTTLLPNMTIHDHPTQLFRMKTTPFTWMEMLIISWVIGMIWAECKEIWSQGPREYLLEPWNLLDFGMLAIFVSSFIARFMAFWHAYTAQSYVDEHYTDLSNITLPYEIEYYRLARIYWVPSDPQLISEGLYAIAVVLSFSRIAYILPANESFGPLQISLGRTVKDIFKFMVIFIMVFVAFMIGMFNLYSYYLGAKQNNAFTTVEESFKTLFWAIFGLSEVKSVVINNGHKFIENIGYVLYGVYNVIMVIVLLNMLIAMINSSFQEIEDDADVEWKFARAKLWFSYFEEGGTLPVPFNLIPSPKSVLSLSQKIKKLLLTPLHRHKDSLKEDTELNELGEQKESNYAGSPQSGRYRRIMKRLIKRYIIKAQMDKESDEGN; encoded by the exons GAGAACCAATGCTGACAGAAAAATTACCCAGAGCCAGATGTTGGCTAAGAGTCGTCGCTTGGCCATGCGCCGTCCGGCATATATGTTTAGCGCTCACTGCAACAGCCTGTCGCTTGCTGAAGAGTTATTTCTTGAGGCAGCTGAGTACGGAAACATTCCTGTTGTCCGTAAAATGCTGGAGGAACTGCCTGAACTTAATATCAACTGTGTGGACTATATGGGGCAGAATGCATTACAGTTGGCGGTGGCCAATGAGCACTTGGAGGTGACGGAGCTATTGCTGAAGAAAGACAACCTGGCCAGGATAGGTGATGCTCTACTTCTGGCCATCAGCAAAGGCTACATCCGGATAGTGGAAGCCATATTGGCTCACCAGGCCTTTGTGGACACATCAAAGCTAACCAACAGCACCCTGCAAGCTGAAACAAACGATGACTTCTTTgcctatgatgatgatgggatgCGTTTTTCACAAGACATTACACCCATCATCTTGGCCTCTCACTGCCATGAGTATGAAATTGTACACATCCTGTTACTGAAGGGAGCTCGCATTGAGCGGCCACATGACTACTTCTGTAAATGTAACACATGTGTCTACCACCAGAGGCACGACTCTTTCAGTCACTCTCGTTCCCGTATCAATGCCTACAAGGGTCTGGCCAGCCCAGCCTACCTGTCGCTCTCCAGTGAAGACCCTGTGTTGACTGCGCTGGAGCTAAGCAATGAGCTGGCTGTACTGGCCAACGTCGAGAAAGAGTTTAAG AATGATTACAAGAAGCTGTCTATGCAATGCAAAGACTTCGTGGTCGGACTTTTGGACTTGTGCCGGAACACAGAAGAGGTGGAAGCCATCTTGAATGGAGACACAGAGTTAAACAGCAACGACAAAACAGGCAGACCGAGTCTCATTCGTCTAAAGCTGGCCATCAAATACGAGCTTAAAAAG TTTGTAGCTCATCCAAACTGTCAGCAGCAGCTCCTCTCCATTTGGTATGAAAATCTGTCTGGGCTCCGGCAGCAGACTACTGCTGTGAAGTTGCTGGTGGTGTTCGGGGTGGCCGTTGGACTGCCAATCCTGGCTCTGCTGTACTGGATAGCACCCTCAAGCAAG TTAGGGAAGATCATTCGTGGTCCTTTCCTCAAATTTGTGGCCCATGCAGCTTCATTCACCATCTTCCTTGGTCTCCTGATTATGAATGCAGCAGATCGGTTTGAGGGAACGACACTTCTTCCAAACATGACCATCCATGACCATCCTACACAGCTGTTCCGCATGAAAACCACCCCTTTCACCTGGATGGAGATGCTGATCATTTCCTGGGTCATAG GAATGATTTGGGCTGAATGCAAGGAGATCTGGTCTCAAGGCCCTCGGGAATATCTGTTGGAACCCTGGAATCTGTTGGACTTTGGGATGCTGGCCATCTTTGTATCATCATTCATAGCAAGATTCATGGCTTTCTGGCATGCTTACACTGCGCAGAGTTATGTTGATGAGCACTACACGGACCTCTCTAACATAACGTTGCCCTACGAGATTGAATATTATCGCTTAG CACGCATCTACTGGGTGCCCTCTGACCCCCAGCTGATCTCAGAGGGTCTGTATGCCATTGCTGTTGTATTGAGCTTCTCACGAATCGCCTACATACTGCCAGCCAATGAGAGCTTTGGCCCGCTGCAGATCTCCCTAGGCAGGACTGTCAAAGACATCTTTAAGTTCATGGTGATCTTCATTATGGTGTTTGTGGCCTTTATGATTGGCATGTTTAACCTCTACTCCTACTACCTtggagcaaaacaaaacaacgcCTTCACAAC TGTTGAAGAGAGCTTTAAAACGTTGTTCTGGGCTATTTTTGGACTTTCTGAGGTCAAATCAGTTGTCATTAATAATGGACATAAATTCATCGAAAATATTGGCTATGTCCTTTATGGAGTTTACAATGTTATCATGGTTATTGTCCTCCTCAACATGCTCATCGCTATGATCAACAGCTCGTTTCAGGAAATTGAG GATGATGCGGATGTGGAGTGGAAGTTTGCCAGAGCTAAGCTTTGGTTCTCTTACTTTGAGGAAGGTGGAACATTGCCTGTACCTTTTAACTTAATTCCCAGCCCCAAGTCTGTGCTCAGCCTGAGTCAGAAAATCAAAAAGCTCTTGTTAACACCTCTGCACAGACACAAGGACAGCCTGAAGGAGGACACAGAGCTCAATGAA CTGGGTGAACAGAAAGAATCAAATTACGCAGGATCACCTCAGTCAGGCCGTTATCGG AGGATCATGAAGCGATTAATCAAAAGATATATCATCAAAGCACAGATGGACAAAGAGAGTGATGAG gGGAACTGA
- the cfap45 gene encoding cilia- and flagella-associated protein 45: MPQSGKSSSTRMSSNSAHTRRYRTRALTSQVDETLFGTVKQSACEIKNLPKDGSRTQSRSAPATKTQNPETVRIITKDLIRDLRIHNKDPSGQSIILCPAEIERIMGKSRVLTKEEREATLQSQRKEWEEAMNAAEERKVLMHQADLCRHKNQGLSDLEAEAKEQAQYLLERANTLRMEQEDEVKKLNELILEAQCHAVRDAQIEEKKQILSELQEEERRLDAMMEVDRRRALEIQEQIDKLRKNQRIQGKMCILKQIEEREEERMLQEELKEQEGQQVLENLERLQMEELEGMEKRKEEQRRLQMEILKINEENLLAKERKKEEERLADLHALEYTQKKMMREAEYEAEQKQIKKEKEKEVARLRALQERDRDHKAEQDALRARRNQEATEREWRRKEKEQAKKKQEEAERLKASRLEQITHKEHMLSIEGGRERAEFERVLRVQQELIAREREKEERHQQRILHHSEEVRQQVREREAQAIARRRDVFREGEKLDEEARVRRARLDEIKEKKLKELKAAGLPEKYCSEVERKIHGLPTLVG, translated from the exons ATG CCTCAGAGTGGGAAATCATCATCCACACGAATGTCCAGTAACAGTGCTCACACGCGGCGTTACCGGACACGCGCCCTCACTTCCCAAGTAGATGAAACTCTTTTTGGAACAGTTAAACAG tctgCATGTGAAATTAAGAACCTCCCGAAAGATGGCTCCAGAACGCAGTCTCGCTCTGCTCCGGCCACCAAAACACAGAACCCTGAGACAGTCCGTATCATCACCAAGGACCTCATCAGGGACCTGAG AATTCACAATAAGGACCCATCCGGACAGTCCATCATCCTCTGCCCGGCTGAAATCGAGCGCATCATGGGTAAATCACGTGTACTCacgaaagaggagagagaagcaACACTGCAGAGTCAGCGCAAAGAATGGGAAGAggccatg aaTGCTGCTGAGGAGAGGAAGGTGCTCATGCATCAAGCAGACTTGTGCCGTCACAAGAACCAAGGCCTTAGTGATCTGGAAGCAGAGGCTAAGGAGCAGGCTCAGTATTTACTGGAGAGGGCGAATACCCTGAGAATGGAGCAAGAAGATGAGGTCAAGAAGCTTAACGAG CTGATTCTGGAGGCGCAGTGCCATGCGGTGAGGGACGCTCAGATTGAAGAGAAGAAGCAGATTCTGTCTGAGTTGCAGGAGGAGGAGCGTAGGCTGGATGCCATGATGGAGGTGGACCGTCGGCGGGCCCTTGAGATACAAGAACAGATCGACAAGCTACGCAAAAATCAGAGGATTCA GGGGAAGATGTGCATCCTGAAGCAGATTGAGGAACGTGAGGAAGAGCGCATGCTGCAGGAAGAGCTGAAGGAACAGGAAGGGCAGCAGGtgctggagaacctggagaggTTGCAGATGGAGGAGTTGGAG GGTatggaaaagagaaaagaggagcAAAGAAGGCTTCAGATGGAAATTCTGAAAATCAACGAGGAAAATCTGCTTGCAAAAGAACGcaagaaagaagaggaaaggCTGGCTGACCTTCATGCTCTGGAATATACACAAAAGAAAATG ATGCGAGAGGCAGAGTATGAGgctgaacaaaaacaaataaagaaagagaaggagaaagaagtgGCACGACTGAGAGCTCTccaggaaagagacagagatcaTAAGGCTGAACAG GATGCGCTCAGGGCTCGTAGGAACCAGGAGGCTACTGAAAGGGaatggagaaggaaagagaaagaacaggCCAAAAAAAAGCAGGAAGAGGCGGAGAGATTGAAGGCCTCTCGTCTAGAGCAGATCACCCATAAAGAGCACATGCTGTCTATCGAAGGTGGACGAGAGAGGGCCGAGTTTGAGAGGGTCCTGAG GGTCCAGCAGGAGCTCATTGCACGGGAAAGGGAGAAGGAGGAACGGCATCAGCAGCGGATCCTGCACCACTCCGAGGAGGTCCGGCAGCAGGTTCGGGAGCGGGAGGCTCAGGCCATCGCTCGGAGGAGAGATGTGTTCCGTGAAGGAGAGAAGCTGGATGAAGAAGCTCGGGTCCGTCGAGCACGTCTGGATGAGATCAAAGAAAAGAAGCTAAAGGAGCTGAA GGCAGCCGGACTTCCTGAGAAATACTGCAGTGAGGTGGAGCGGAAGATCCATGGCTTGCCTACCCTGGTAGGTTGA